From the genome of Variovorax sp. RA8, one region includes:
- a CDS encoding deoxyguanosinetriphosphate triphosphohydrolase has protein sequence MSLAPHASHPAQSRGRLHAEAPAPTRDAFQRDRDRIVHSTAFRRLVYKTQVFLNHEGDLFRTRLTHSLEVAQLGRSIARSLRLNEDLVEAIALAHDLGHTPFGHAGQDALDACMEAHGGFEHNLQSLRVVDALEHRYPQYDGLNLSFETREGILKHCSRANAERLEAAEPGGLGRRFLDRTQPSLEAQLCNLADEIAYNAHDIDDGVRSGLIGLERLGEVALFSRYLRETLDEHPQLQGRRVLYEAIRRMLSAQVYDVIDASRSALEAAAPGHADDVRRAAPLVLFSETMRTQSTELKQFLFRNLYRHPRVVQTTSRAKEVVRELFAAYIDDAQQMPASYAQRDDGHRAVADYIAGMTDRFAIREYERLTGRQWDQ, from the coding sequence ATGAGCCTGGCACCCCACGCCAGCCATCCGGCGCAGTCCCGCGGCCGGCTCCACGCAGAGGCCCCGGCTCCCACGCGCGATGCCTTCCAGCGCGACCGTGACCGCATCGTGCATTCCACCGCCTTCCGGCGGCTGGTCTACAAGACCCAGGTCTTCCTCAATCACGAGGGCGATCTTTTCCGCACCCGCCTCACCCATTCGCTCGAGGTTGCGCAACTGGGCCGCTCGATCGCGCGCTCGCTGCGGCTCAACGAGGACCTGGTGGAGGCCATCGCCCTGGCGCACGACCTGGGCCACACCCCCTTCGGCCATGCGGGGCAGGATGCGCTCGATGCCTGCATGGAGGCCCACGGCGGCTTCGAGCACAACCTGCAGAGCCTGCGGGTGGTGGATGCGCTCGAGCATCGCTATCCGCAGTACGACGGACTCAACCTGAGCTTCGAGACGCGGGAGGGCATCCTCAAGCATTGCTCGCGCGCCAATGCCGAGCGCCTGGAGGCCGCGGAGCCTGGCGGGTTGGGGCGGCGCTTCCTCGATCGCACGCAGCCGAGCCTGGAGGCGCAGCTGTGCAACCTCGCCGACGAGATCGCCTACAACGCGCACGACATCGACGATGGCGTGCGTTCCGGGCTCATCGGTCTCGAGCGGCTGGGCGAGGTGGCGCTTTTCAGCCGCTATCTGCGCGAGACGCTGGACGAGCATCCGCAGCTGCAGGGCCGGCGCGTGCTCTATGAAGCCATCCGGCGGATGCTGAGCGCGCAGGTCTACGATGTGATCGACGCCTCGCGCAGTGCGCTCGAGGCGGCAGCCCCGGGTCATGCGGATGACGTGCGCCGCGCAGCGCCGCTGGTGCTCTTCAGCGAGACCATGCGCACCCAGTCCACCGAGCTCAAGCAATTCCTCTTTCGCAATCTCTACAGGCATCCGCGCGTCGTGCAGACCACGAGCCGGGCGAAGGAGGTGGTGCGCGAGCTGTTCGCGGCCTACATCGACGATGCCCAGCAGATGCCGGCTTCCTACGCGCAGCGCGACGACGGCCATCGCGCAGTGGCCGACTACATCGCCGGCATGACCGACCGCTTCGCGATCCGCGAGTACGAACGTCTCACGGGAAGGCAGTGGGACCAATGA
- a CDS encoding MFS transporter: MSRTSSHTRVPRTALAVVFAGVAAALHLGKLPPAVPALQATLGVDLVEAGFLLSLVQVAGMCLGMVFGLVADAIGLRRSMLTGLALVTGASVLGGWVGRTVDPGPGAIHWLLALRALEGVGFLLAVMPGPGLIRALSPPSAEKKALGLWGAYMPLGVALALLLGPALIAWAGWPGWWWVLSVVSAVAALWVLLAVPADRREAMTPAGSSSSRWTAPLLDTIRASGPRTLALAFGVYSAQWMAVIGFLPAIYADAGVPAAWNAALTALAAAMNIVGNVSGGRFLQHGVAPERLLRWGFVVMALGGVAAFAQIGLSGSTASLPPALRYVAVCLFSLAGGMIPATLFMLSTRLAPSPSTVSTTVGMMQQASSLGQFIAPPAVAWIAHRVGGWHWTWGVTLACSLAGLALAARVAPARSRTETAL; encoded by the coding sequence GTGAGTCGCACCTCGTCGCACACCCGCGTCCCACGCACCGCCCTGGCCGTGGTTTTCGCCGGCGTGGCTGCGGCCCTGCACCTGGGCAAGCTGCCGCCCGCCGTGCCGGCGCTGCAAGCGACGCTGGGTGTCGATCTGGTGGAAGCAGGCTTCCTGCTGTCGCTGGTGCAGGTCGCCGGTATGTGCCTCGGCATGGTGTTCGGACTGGTGGCCGATGCCATCGGACTGCGTCGCAGCATGCTGACCGGTCTGGCCCTGGTGACTGGTGCGAGCGTGCTCGGCGGCTGGGTCGGGCGCACGGTCGATCCCGGCCCAGGCGCCATCCACTGGCTGCTCGCCTTGCGCGCACTCGAAGGCGTGGGCTTTTTGCTGGCGGTGATGCCCGGCCCGGGGCTGATCCGGGCCCTTTCGCCGCCGAGCGCGGAGAAGAAGGCGCTTGGCCTCTGGGGCGCCTACATGCCTCTGGGCGTAGCGCTGGCGCTCCTTCTCGGGCCGGCCTTGATCGCCTGGGCCGGGTGGCCGGGCTGGTGGTGGGTACTCTCGGTGGTCTCAGCTGTCGCGGCGCTGTGGGTCCTGCTCGCAGTGCCGGCGGACCGGCGGGAAGCCATGACGCCAGCGGGCTCTTCGTCCTCACGCTGGACTGCGCCCCTGCTCGACACGATCCGCGCCAGCGGCCCTCGAACGCTGGCCCTGGCCTTCGGGGTGTACTCCGCGCAGTGGATGGCCGTGATCGGCTTCCTTCCCGCGATCTATGCCGACGCCGGCGTCCCGGCCGCCTGGAATGCGGCGCTGACCGCGCTCGCCGCCGCGATGAACATCGTCGGCAATGTCAGCGGCGGCCGCTTCCTGCAGCACGGCGTTGCACCGGAGCGCCTGCTGCGCTGGGGGTTCGTCGTCATGGCGCTGGGCGGCGTCGCGGCCTTCGCGCAGATCGGCCTGTCCGGCAGCACTGCGAGCCTGCCGCCTGCATTGCGCTACGTCGCCGTCTGCCTGTTCTCGCTGGCCGGCGGGATGATCCCGGCGACCCTCTTCATGCTCTCCACCCGGCTCGCGCCCAGCCCGTCGACGGTCTCGACGACCGTGGGGATGATGCAGCAGGCCTCCTCGCTCGGCCAGTTCATCGCGCCGCCGGCAGTCGCCTGGATCGCCCATCGGGTCGGTGGCTGGCATTGGACCTGGGGCGTAACCCTGGCATGTTCGCTGGCAGGCCTGGCGCTGGCGGCGCGCGTGGCACCCGCTAGATCCCGCACGGAGACTGCACTATGA
- a CDS encoding DUF1415 domain-containing protein has translation MSGEAIITAAQAQADTQRWLERAVIGLNLCPFAKAVHARGQIHYALYLHEEHGGLIDALLDEARALAACRASDRDTTLLIAPNTLADFLDFNDLTARAERRLARAGFEGKFQLASFHPRFQFAGAESEDITNATNRAPYPTLHLLREDSVSRAVEAFPDAQAIFRRNMQILEQLGAEGWAALDVGPGGAQR, from the coding sequence ATGAGCGGCGAAGCCATCATCACCGCAGCGCAAGCACAGGCAGACACGCAGCGCTGGCTCGAGCGCGCGGTGATCGGGCTCAACCTCTGCCCCTTCGCCAAGGCCGTGCATGCGCGCGGCCAGATCCACTACGCGCTGTACCTGCACGAGGAGCACGGCGGCTTGATCGACGCGCTGCTGGACGAAGCGCGCGCGCTGGCTGCCTGCCGTGCTTCCGACCGCGACACCACCCTCCTGATCGCGCCGAACACCTTGGCCGACTTCCTCGACTTCAACGATTTGACGGCGCGCGCCGAACGTCGCCTGGCACGCGCCGGCTTCGAGGGCAAGTTCCAGCTGGCGAGCTTCCATCCACGCTTCCAGTTCGCCGGTGCGGAGTCCGAGGACATCACCAACGCGACCAATCGCGCGCCGTACCCGACGCTGCATCTGCTGCGCGAGGACAGCGTGAGCCGTGCCGTCGAGGCCTTCCCCGATGCGCAGGCCATCTTCAGGCGCAACATGCAGATCCTGGAGCAGCTTGGCGCCGAGGGCTGGGCCGCCCTCGATGTCGGTCCCGGCGGAGCGCAGCGATGA
- a CDS encoding class I SAM-dependent methyltransferase yields the protein MTDKAVAKASKAEAELQEVLRPGQSVELLKELHILTREGRLNQDSRRKLKQVYHLFQFIEKLLVELPEEGAHASLADHGAGKSYLGFILYDLFFGPRGGGQVYGIETRSDLVDRSRALAKRLGFDRMAFLNISAAESADAAELPAQIDVVTALHACDTATDDAIAFGLAKQARFMVLVPCCQAEVAACLRQTKALSLSRTPLAELWRHPLHTREIGSQLTNVLRCLYLEANGYQVTVTELVGWEHSLKNELIIARRTGQRKASAAARLEQLLAEFGLESLLETRFRLG from the coding sequence ATGACCGACAAGGCCGTCGCCAAGGCGTCGAAGGCCGAAGCCGAGCTGCAGGAGGTGCTGCGCCCCGGCCAGTCGGTCGAACTGCTGAAGGAGCTGCACATCCTCACGCGCGAGGGCCGGCTCAACCAGGATTCGCGCCGCAAGCTCAAGCAGGTCTACCACCTGTTCCAGTTCATCGAGAAGCTGCTCGTCGAATTGCCGGAGGAGGGCGCGCACGCCAGCCTGGCCGACCACGGCGCCGGCAAGTCCTATCTCGGCTTCATCCTCTACGACCTGTTCTTCGGTCCGCGCGGCGGCGGCCAGGTGTACGGGATCGAGACGCGGTCCGACCTGGTCGACAGGTCGCGCGCCCTGGCAAAGCGGCTGGGCTTCGATCGCATGGCCTTCCTCAACATCAGCGCCGCCGAATCGGCCGACGCGGCCGAGCTCCCGGCGCAGATCGACGTGGTGACCGCGCTGCATGCCTGCGACACCGCCACCGACGACGCCATCGCCTTCGGGCTCGCCAAGCAGGCGCGCTTCATGGTGCTCGTGCCCTGCTGCCAGGCCGAGGTCGCCGCCTGCCTGCGCCAGACCAAGGCGCTGTCGCTTTCACGCACGCCCCTTGCCGAACTCTGGCGCCATCCCTTGCACACGCGCGAGATCGGCAGTCAGCTCACCAACGTTCTGCGCTGCCTGTACCTGGAGGCCAACGGCTACCAGGTCACGGTCACGGAACTGGTGGGTTGGGAGCACAGCCTGAAGAACGAGCTGATCATCGCCCGCCGTACCGGCCAGCGCAAAGCCAGCGCCGCAGCCCGGCTCGAGCAGCTGCTGGCCGAGTTCGGGCTGGAGTCGCTGCTGGAGACGCGCTTCCGCCTGGGCTGA
- a CDS encoding transposase yields MARLPRLTLAEQPHHVIQRGNNRQAIFVDNADREMLLGLLGENAARFGIALHAYVLMDNHYHLLATPASADGLPLWMQAVGRRYVRYFNDRHGRTGTLWEGRYKSTLIQTDRYLLTCMAYIDLNPVRAGLVAEAGDYPWSSYAHYAGLRHDKLVTPHPLYWTLGNTPFAREAAYADLVRGGIAAADQAVLTEATLHGWAAGDRDFLEALQRNTARRVLKSRPGRPPAPRA; encoded by the coding sequence ATGGCCCGCCTTCCCCGTCTTACGCTGGCCGAGCAGCCGCACCATGTGATTCAGCGCGGCAACAACCGCCAGGCCATCTTCGTCGACAACGCGGACCGCGAAATGCTGCTGGGCCTGCTCGGCGAGAACGCGGCGCGCTTCGGCATCGCGCTGCATGCCTACGTGCTGATGGACAACCACTACCACCTGCTGGCCACGCCCGCGAGCGCCGACGGGCTGCCGCTCTGGATGCAAGCCGTGGGCCGGCGCTACGTGCGCTACTTCAACGATCGGCACGGGCGAACCGGGACCCTGTGGGAGGGACGCTACAAGTCGACGCTGATCCAGACCGATCGCTACCTGCTGACCTGCATGGCCTACATCGACCTGAATCCGGTGCGCGCCGGTCTCGTGGCCGAGGCCGGCGACTATCCATGGTCCAGCTATGCGCACTACGCCGGGCTGCGGCACGACAAACTGGTGACGCCGCATCCGCTTTACTGGACGCTGGGCAACACGCCGTTCGCCCGGGAGGCCGCGTACGCCGATCTGGTGCGCGGCGGCATTGCGGCGGCCGACCAGGCCGTGCTGACCGAGGCCACGCTCCATGGGTGGGCCGCCGGCGATCGCGACTTCCTCGAGGCGCTGCAGAGGAACACCGCGCGGCGCGTCCTGAAGTCCCGGCCCGGGCGGCCCCCAGCTCCCCGAGCCTGA
- a CDS encoding glutamate synthase-related protein: MTTAAEIEYLQQNGLYSAADEHDACGVGFVAHIKGEKSHSIVLQGLKILENLDHRGAVGADKLMGDGAGILIQLPDVLYRDEMAKQGVTLPPPGEYGVGMIFLPKEHASREACEQELERAIKAEGQVLLGWRDVPVNREMPMSPAVRKKEPLLRQVFIGRGNDVIVQDALERKLYVIRKTASAAIQRLKLKHSKEYYVPSMSSRTVVYKGLLLADQVGTYYLDLQDKRCISALGLVHQRFSTNTFPEWPLAHPYRYVAHNGEINTVKGNYNWMKAREGVMSSPVLGADLQKLYPISFADQSDTATFDNCLELLTMAGYPISQAVMMMIPEPWEQHATMDPRRRAFYEYHAAMLEPWDGPASIVFTDGRQIGATLDRNGLRPSRYCVTDDDLVIMASESGVLPVPEQKIVRKWRLQPGKMFLIDLEQGRMIDDEEVKATLANSKPYKQWIENLRIKLDSVEAHAVSAPVSQVSLLDRQQAFGYTQEDIKFLMSPMAAAGEEGIGSMGNDSPLAVLSNKNKPLYNYFKQLFAQVTNPPIDPIREAIVMSLVSFIGPKPNLLDINQVNPPMRLEVSQPILDFADMAKLRDIGAYTQGKFKSYTLDITYPLAWGEEGVEAKLASLCAEAVDAIKGGHNILIVSDRAVSATQIAIPAPLALSAIHQYLVREGLRTTAGLVVETGSAREVHHFGVLAGYGAEAVHPYLAMETLAAMHEDLSGDLSAEKAIYNYVKAIGKGLSKIMSKMGVSTYMSYCGAQLFEAIGLNSDTVAKYFTGTASRVEGIGVFEIAQEAIRMHKAAFGDDPVLAHMLDAGGEYAWRTRGEEHMWTPDAIAKLQHSTHANNFNTYKEYAQLINDQNRRHLTLRGLFEFRIDPAKAIPVDEVEAASEIVKRFATGAMSLGSISTEAHATLAVAMNRIGGKSNTGEGGEDPARYRNELKGIPIKQGDTLKSVIGEANVEVDLPLADGDSLRSKIKQVASGRFGVTAEYLSSADQLQIKMAQGAKPGEGGQLPGGKVSNYIGQLRYSVPGVGLISPPPHHDIYSIEDLAQLIHDLKNVAPHATVSVKLVSEVGVGTIAAGVAKCKSDHVVIAGHDGGTGASPWSSIKHAGSPWEIGLAETQQTLVLNRLRGRIRVQADGQMKTGRDVAIGALLGADEFGFATAPLVVEGCIMMRKCHLNTCPVGVATQDPVLRKKFSGKPEHVVNYFFFVAEEVRQIMAQLGIRKFDDLIGRADLLDTKKGIEHWKARGLDFSRLFAQPNVPTDVPRYHVEVQDHGLAKSLDNKLIEKSRPAIEKGEKVQFIEVARNVNRSVGAMLSGALTKVHPQGLPDDSIRIQLEGTGGQSFGAFLARGITLYLIGDANDYTGKGLSGGRVVVRPSLDFRGEATRNTIVGNTALYGATTGEAFLSGVAGERFAVRLSGATAVVEGTGDHGCEYMTGGTVVVLGKTGRNFAAGMSGGVAFVYDEDGQFASRCNLAMVSLDKVLTTAEQTASVHRKIWHEGETDEAKLKKLLEDHHRWTGSKRARELLDTWAVARTRFVKVFPNEYKRALAEIHDRKVELTSSGNNAHVGLEPHAMTKPAVAA; this comes from the coding sequence ATGACCACGGCTGCCGAGATCGAGTATCTCCAACAAAACGGTCTCTATTCCGCCGCTGACGAGCACGACGCCTGCGGCGTCGGCTTCGTGGCCCACATCAAGGGCGAGAAAAGCCATTCGATCGTCCTGCAGGGCTTGAAGATTCTCGAGAATCTGGATCATCGCGGTGCAGTGGGCGCTGACAAGCTGATGGGCGACGGCGCCGGCATCCTGATCCAGTTGCCCGATGTCCTCTACCGCGACGAGATGGCGAAGCAGGGCGTGACGTTGCCGCCGCCCGGCGAATACGGCGTCGGCATGATCTTCCTGCCGAAAGAGCACGCATCGCGCGAGGCGTGCGAACAGGAGCTGGAGCGTGCCATCAAGGCCGAAGGCCAGGTGCTGCTGGGCTGGCGCGACGTCCCGGTCAACCGCGAGATGCCGATGTCGCCAGCCGTGCGCAAGAAGGAGCCGCTGCTGCGCCAGGTCTTCATCGGCCGCGGCAACGACGTGATCGTGCAGGACGCGCTGGAGCGCAAGCTCTACGTGATCCGCAAGACCGCCAGTGCCGCCATCCAGCGCCTGAAGCTCAAGCACAGCAAGGAGTACTACGTCCCCAGCATGTCGAGCCGCACGGTGGTCTACAAGGGGCTGCTGCTGGCCGACCAGGTCGGCACCTACTACCTCGACCTGCAGGACAAGCGCTGCATCTCGGCGCTGGGCCTGGTGCACCAGCGCTTCTCGACCAACACCTTCCCCGAGTGGCCGCTGGCCCACCCCTACCGCTACGTCGCCCACAACGGCGAGATCAACACCGTCAAGGGCAACTACAACTGGATGAAGGCACGCGAGGGCGTGATGTCCTCCCCGGTGCTGGGCGCCGACCTGCAGAAGCTCTACCCGATCAGCTTCGCCGATCAGTCCGACACTGCCACCTTCGACAACTGCCTCGAGCTGCTCACCATGGCCGGCTACCCCATCAGCCAGGCCGTGATGATGATGATCCCCGAGCCCTGGGAGCAGCACGCGACCATGGACCCGCGCCGCCGTGCCTTCTACGAATACCACGCGGCGATGCTGGAACCCTGGGACGGGCCGGCCTCCATCGTCTTCACCGACGGCCGCCAGATCGGCGCCACGCTCGACCGCAATGGCCTGCGTCCCTCGCGCTACTGCGTGACCGACGACGACCTGGTGATCATGGCTTCCGAATCCGGCGTGCTGCCGGTGCCCGAGCAGAAGATCGTTCGCAAGTGGCGCCTGCAGCCCGGCAAGATGTTCCTGATCGACCTGGAGCAGGGCCGCATGATCGACGACGAGGAGGTCAAGGCCACCCTCGCCAACAGCAAGCCCTACAAGCAATGGATCGAGAACCTGCGCATCAAGCTCGACAGCGTCGAGGCGCACGCAGTGTCGGCGCCGGTGAGCCAGGTCAGCCTGCTGGACCGCCAGCAGGCCTTCGGCTACACGCAGGAAGACATCAAGTTCCTGATGAGCCCGATGGCCGCGGCCGGCGAGGAAGGCATCGGCTCCATGGGCAACGACAGCCCGCTGGCGGTGCTGTCCAACAAGAACAAGCCGCTCTACAACTACTTCAAGCAGCTGTTCGCGCAGGTCACGAACCCGCCCATCGACCCGATCCGCGAGGCGATCGTGATGTCGCTGGTGTCTTTCATCGGCCCGAAGCCGAACCTGCTGGACATCAACCAGGTGAACCCGCCGATGCGGCTCGAGGTGAGCCAGCCGATCCTCGACTTCGCCGACATGGCGAAGCTGCGCGACATCGGCGCCTACACGCAGGGCAAGTTCAAGAGCTACACGCTCGACATCACCTACCCGCTCGCCTGGGGCGAGGAGGGCGTCGAGGCCAAGCTGGCATCACTATGTGCCGAGGCGGTCGATGCGATCAAGGGCGGGCACAACATCCTGATCGTGAGCGATCGCGCGGTCAGCGCCACGCAGATCGCCATTCCTGCGCCGCTGGCGCTCTCGGCCATCCACCAGTACCTGGTGCGCGAGGGCCTGCGCACGACCGCTGGCCTGGTGGTCGAGACCGGCTCGGCGCGCGAAGTCCATCACTTCGGCGTGCTGGCCGGCTACGGGGCCGAGGCGGTGCACCCGTACCTCGCGATGGAGACGCTCGCTGCGATGCACGAGGACCTGTCCGGCGACCTGAGCGCCGAGAAGGCGATCTACAACTACGTGAAGGCGATCGGCAAGGGCCTGTCCAAGATCATGTCGAAGATGGGCGTCAGCACCTACATGAGCTACTGCGGCGCCCAGCTCTTCGAGGCCATCGGCCTCAACAGCGACACGGTGGCCAAGTACTTCACCGGCACCGCCAGCCGGGTCGAAGGGATCGGCGTCTTCGAGATCGCGCAGGAAGCCATCCGCATGCACAAGGCGGCCTTCGGCGACGACCCGGTGCTCGCCCACATGCTGGACGCCGGCGGCGAATACGCCTGGCGCACACGCGGCGAAGAGCACATGTGGACGCCGGACGCCATCGCCAAGCTGCAGCACAGCACGCACGCCAACAACTTCAACACCTACAAGGAATACGCGCAGCTCATCAACGACCAGAACCGCCGCCACCTCACGCTGCGCGGCCTGTTCGAGTTCAGGATCGACCCGGCCAAGGCGATTCCCGTGGACGAGGTCGAAGCCGCGAGCGAGATCGTCAAGCGCTTCGCCACCGGCGCCATGTCGCTGGGCTCCATCAGCACCGAGGCACACGCGACGCTGGCCGTGGCCATGAACCGTATCGGCGGCAAGAGCAACACCGGCGAAGGCGGCGAGGACCCGGCGCGCTACCGCAACGAACTCAAGGGTATCCCGATCAAGCAGGGCGACACCCTCAAGAGCGTGATCGGCGAGGCCAACGTCGAGGTCGACCTGCCGCTGGCGGACGGCGACTCGCTGCGCTCGAAGATCAAGCAGGTCGCCTCCGGCCGCTTCGGCGTCACCGCCGAGTACCTCTCGTCGGCCGACCAGCTGCAGATCAAGATGGCGCAAGGAGCCAAGCCCGGCGAGGGCGGCCAGCTGCCCGGCGGCAAGGTCTCCAACTACATCGGCCAGCTGCGCTACTCGGTGCCCGGCGTGGGCCTGATCTCGCCGCCGCCGCACCACGACATCTACTCGATCGAGGACCTGGCGCAGCTCATCCACGACTTGAAGAACGTCGCGCCGCATGCCACCGTGAGCGTCAAGCTGGTCAGCGAAGTCGGCGTCGGCACCATCGCGGCCGGCGTCGCCAAGTGCAAGAGCGACCACGTCGTGATCGCCGGTCATGACGGCGGCACCGGCGCTTCGCCCTGGTCCTCGATCAAGCACGCGGGCAGCCCCTGGGAAATCGGCCTGGCCGAGACCCAGCAGACCCTGGTGCTCAACCGCCTGCGCGGCCGCATCCGCGTGCAGGCCGACGGCCAGATGAAGACCGGCCGCGACGTCGCCATCGGCGCGCTGCTGGGCGCCGACGAGTTCGGCTTCGCGACGGCGCCGCTGGTGGTCGAGGGCTGCATCATGATGCGCAAGTGCCACCTCAACACCTGCCCGGTCGGCGTGGCCACGCAGGACCCGGTGCTGCGCAAGAAGTTCTCGGGCAAGCCCGAGCACGTCGTGAACTACTTCTTCTTCGTCGCCGAGGAAGTGCGCCAGATCATGGCGCAGCTGGGCATCCGCAAGTTCGACGACCTGATCGGCCGCGCGGATCTGCTCGACACCAAGAAGGGCATCGAGCACTGGAAGGCCCGCGGCCTTGACTTCAGCCGCCTGTTCGCGCAGCCGAACGTGCCGACCGACGTGCCGCGCTACCACGTCGAGGTGCAGGACCACGGCCTCGCGAAGAGCCTGGACAACAAGCTCATCGAGAAGTCGCGCCCCGCCATCGAGAAGGGCGAGAAAGTGCAGTTCATCGAGGTGGCGCGCAACGTCAACCGTTCGGTGGGGGCCATGCTCTCGGGCGCGCTGACCAAGGTGCACCCGCAGGGCCTGCCCGACGACTCGATCCGCATCCAGCTCGAGGGCACCGGCGGCCAGTCCTTCGGTGCCTTCCTGGCGCGCGGCATCACGCTCTACCTGATCGGCGACGCCAACGACTACACCGGCAAGGGCCTGTCGGGCGGGCGCGTGGTGGTGCGCCCCAGCCTCGACTTCCGTGGCGAGGCCACGCGCAACACCATCGTCGGCAACACCGCGCTCTACGGCGCGACCACCGGTGAGGCCTTCCTCAGCGGCGTCGCGGGCGAGCGCTTCGCGGTGCGCCTGTCCGGTGCCACCGCGGTGGTCGAAGGCACGGGCGACCACGGCTGCGAGTACATGACCGGCGGCACGGTGGTGGTGCTCGGCAAGACCGGGCGCAACTTCGCGGCCGGCATGAGCGGCGGCGTCGCGTTCGTCTACGACGAGGACGGCCAGTTCGCCTCCCGCTGCAACCTGGCGATGGTCTCGCTCGACAAGGTGCTGACTACGGCCGAGCAGACGGCGAGCGTGCATCGCAAGATCTGGCACGAGGGCGAGACCGACGAGGCCAAGCTCAAGAAGCTGCTGGAGGACCACCACCGCTGGACAGGCAGCAAGCGCGCGCGCGAACTGCTCGACACTTGGGCTGTGGCGCGCACGCGCTTCGTCAAGGTGTTCCCGAACGAGTACAAGCGCGCGCTGGCCGAGATCCACGACCGCAAGGTCGAGCTCACGAGCAGCGGCAACAACGCGCACGTGGGACTCGAGCCGCACGCCATGACGAAGCCGGCGGTCGCTGCCTGA
- a CDS encoding glutamate synthase subunit beta produces the protein MGKITGFMEHERIEEGYKPVEERVKHYKEFVIGLDAQQAKVQGARCMDCGTPFCNSGCPVNNIIPDFNDLVYRNDWQSAFAVLDSTNNFPEFTGRICPAPCEAACVLNVNDDPVGIKSIEHAIIDRAWNEEWVVPRPAKHKTGKKVAVVGSGPAGMAAAQQLARVGHDVTLFEKNDRIGGLLRYGIPDFKMEKTHIDRRVEQMKAEGVVFRTGVVVGAAKDPLGKGSKVTNWAKETVTPEQLDKEFDAVVLTGGAEQSRDLPVPGRDLDGIHFAMEFLPQQNKINAGDKVKGQIRADGKHVIVIGGGDTGSDCVGTSNRHGAASVTQFELMPQPPEEENRPLTWPYWPYKLRTSSSHEEGCEREFAISTKEFIGEKGKVTGLKTVRVEWKDGKMIEVPGTETVLKADLVLLAMGFVSPVAGVLDAFGVEKDTRGNAKASVDFAGGYATNVPKVFAAGDIRRGQSLVVWAIREGRQAARAVDEFLMGYSDLPR, from the coding sequence ATGGGAAAAATCACGGGCTTCATGGAGCATGAGCGTATCGAGGAGGGCTACAAGCCCGTCGAGGAGCGCGTCAAGCACTACAAGGAATTCGTCATCGGCCTCGATGCGCAGCAGGCCAAGGTGCAGGGCGCGCGCTGCATGGACTGCGGCACGCCCTTCTGCAACAGCGGCTGCCCGGTCAACAACATCATTCCGGACTTCAACGACCTGGTCTACCGCAACGACTGGCAGAGCGCCTTCGCGGTGCTGGACTCGACCAACAACTTCCCCGAGTTCACCGGCCGCATCTGCCCCGCGCCCTGCGAGGCGGCCTGCGTGCTCAACGTGAACGACGACCCGGTCGGCATCAAGTCGATCGAGCACGCGATCATCGATCGCGCGTGGAATGAGGAGTGGGTCGTCCCGCGGCCCGCCAAGCACAAGACCGGCAAGAAGGTCGCGGTGGTGGGCTCCGGCCCGGCCGGCATGGCGGCCGCGCAGCAGCTCGCCCGCGTCGGCCACGACGTCACCTTGTTCGAGAAAAACGACCGCATCGGCGGCCTGCTGCGCTACGGCATCCCCGACTTCAAGATGGAGAAGACGCACATCGACCGCCGCGTCGAGCAGATGAAGGCCGAGGGCGTGGTGTTCCGCACCGGCGTGGTGGTCGGCGCCGCCAAGGACCCGCTGGGCAAGGGCTCCAAGGTCACCAACTGGGCCAAGGAGACGGTCACGCCCGAGCAGCTCGACAAGGAATTCGACGCCGTTGTTCTGACCGGCGGCGCCGAGCAGTCGCGCGACCTGCCGGTGCCCGGGCGCGATCTCGACGGCATCCATTTCGCGATGGAGTTCCTGCCGCAGCAGAACAAGATCAATGCCGGCGACAAGGTCAAGGGTCAGATCCGCGCGGACGGCAAGCACGTGATCGTGATCGGCGGCGGCGACACCGGCTCCGACTGCGTCGGCACCAGCAACCGCCACGGCGCCGCCAGCGTCACCCAGTTCGAGCTGATGCCGCAGCCGCCGGAAGAAGAGAACCGACCGCTGACCTGGCCGTACTGGCCTTACAAGCTGCGCACCAGTTCCAGCCACGAGGAGGGCTGCGAGCGCGAGTTCGCGATCTCCACCAAGGAATTCATCGGCGAGAAGGGCAAGGTCACCGGCCTCAAGACCGTGCGCGTCGAGTGGAAGGACGGCAAGATGATCGAGGTGCCCGGCACTGAAACGGTGCTCAAGGCCGACCTGGTGCTGCTGGCCATGGGCTTCGTGAGCCCAGTCGCCGGCGTGCTGGATGCCTTCGGCGTCGAGAAGGACACCCGCGGCAACGCCAAGGCCAGCGTCGACTTCGCCGGCGGCTATGCGACCAATGTTCCCAAGGTGTTCGCCGCCGGCGACATCCGCCGCGGGCAGTCGCTGGTCGTATGGGCGATCCGCGAAGGGCGCCAGGCGGCCCGCGCTGTCGACGAGTTCCTGATGGGCTACAGCGACCTGCCGCGCTGA